A window of Geobacter sp. contains these coding sequences:
- a CDS encoding cold-shock protein: MAQGKVKWFNDAKGFGFIEQENGDDVFVHFSAIQGEGFKTLTEGQAVTFDVINGPKGLQAANVRKA, encoded by the coding sequence ATGGCACAGGGAAAAGTGAAATGGTTCAACGATGCTAAGGGGTTCGGCTTTATCGAGCAGGAGAACGGTGACGACGTGTTCGTGCACTTCTCTGCCATCCAGGGAGAAGGTTTCAAGACTCTCACCGAAGGCCAGGCAGTAACCTTCGATGTCATCAACGGACCCAAGGGTCTCCAGGCTGCAAACGTCCGCAAGGCCTGA
- the pssA gene encoding CDP-diacylglycerol--serine O-phosphatidyltransferase, whose protein sequence is MRKGIYILPNLFTTGSLFAGFYSMVATLSGDYRTAAIWILASSIFDGLDGKVARATGTTSKFGVEYDSLADVVSFGVTPGLLMYAWALRPFGRLGWVAAFLFVACAALRLARFNVQVNTVESKRFIGLPTPAAASMVSATVLLFYHFGWPSSFKKLAILALIYFLAFLMVSNVKYYSFKDPELIKRQPFGFLVLAVLLFIVVAAEPVLMLFVIFLCYILSGPIAFFVTWPRRRRLEKAIHKGHETSRNL, encoded by the coding sequence ATTCGGAAGGGGATCTACATCCTCCCCAACCTGTTCACCACCGGCAGCCTGTTTGCCGGCTTCTACAGCATGGTGGCGACCCTCTCCGGCGATTACCGGACCGCTGCCATCTGGATACTCGCCTCCTCCATCTTTGACGGACTGGATGGCAAGGTTGCCAGGGCTACCGGCACCACCAGCAAATTCGGCGTCGAGTACGACTCCCTTGCCGACGTGGTCTCCTTCGGAGTGACGCCGGGGCTGCTCATGTACGCCTGGGCCCTGCGCCCCTTCGGGCGGCTCGGTTGGGTGGCGGCCTTTCTTTTTGTCGCCTGCGCTGCCCTGCGCCTGGCGCGCTTCAATGTCCAGGTCAACACGGTGGAAAGCAAGCGCTTCATTGGTCTCCCCACGCCGGCGGCTGCCAGCATGGTCTCGGCGACCGTGCTTTTGTTCTACCATTTCGGCTGGCCCAGCTCCTTCAAGAAGCTGGCGATCTTGGCACTCATCTATTTCCTCGCCTTCCTGATGGTCTCCAACGTCAAGTACTACTCCTTCAAGGACCCCGAGCTGATCAAGCGGCAACCGTTCGGCTTCCTGGTCCTGGCGGTTCTGCTCTTCATCGTCGTGGCTGCCGAGCCGGTGCTGATGCTGTTCGTGATCTTTCTCTGCTATATCCTTTCAGGTCCCATCGCCTTTTTCGTGACCTGGCCGCGGCGCCGGCGGCTGGAAAAGGCTATCCATAAAGGGCATGAAACCTCCCGCAATCTTTGA
- a CDS encoding phosphatidylserine decarboxylase family protein, protein MRNNSTPVAMEGIPFILGGALLTVVLLLLHWLLPALAALVLTLFILYFFRNPQRTVPGDENAVLAPADGKVIYLGDAFEEHLGKETTKISIFMSVFNVHINRVPVTSTVTDTFYIRGKFLDVRDERATFENEQKGLVLETAKGWKLVVVQVAGLIARRIVCYAEKGTPLVRGKRYGLIRFGSRLDVYLPKETVVRVKMGDTTVAGETILGILP, encoded by the coding sequence ATGCGCAACAACTCTACTCCCGTGGCGATGGAAGGCATCCCCTTTATCCTCGGCGGTGCCCTCCTTACCGTGGTTCTCTTGCTGCTACACTGGCTGTTGCCGGCCCTGGCGGCGCTGGTCTTGACCCTCTTCATCCTCTACTTTTTCAGGAACCCGCAACGGACGGTCCCTGGCGACGAGAACGCCGTCCTGGCACCGGCGGACGGGAAGGTCATCTATCTGGGCGATGCCTTCGAGGAACACCTGGGGAAGGAAACGACCAAGATCAGCATCTTCATGTCGGTCTTCAACGTGCATATCAACCGGGTGCCCGTTACCAGCACGGTAACGGATACCTTCTACATCCGGGGGAAGTTCCTGGATGTGCGCGATGAACGGGCCACCTTCGAGAACGAGCAGAAGGGGCTGGTGCTGGAAACGGCAAAGGGATGGAAACTGGTGGTTGTGCAGGTGGCGGGACTCATCGCCCGGCGGATCGTCTGCTATGCGGAAAAGGGTACCCCGCTGGTACGGGGGAAGCGCTACGGGCTGATCCGTTTCGGCTCGCGGCTCGACGTCTACCTGCCGAAAGAGACCGTCGTCAGGGTGAAAATGGGCGACACGACCGTTGCTGGCGAAACGATTCTGGGGATCCTGCCGTGA
- a CDS encoding TIGR00730 family Rossman fold protein produces MRDTGGIHHPAVVREMIISALKAGQETDYLADLKMLNNTMKEMRYTNKVFAPYRHKKKVTIFGSARTEPGELIYQKCIRFSNELAKKGYMIITGGGPGIMQAGNEGAGSENSFAVNIRLPFEQSPNPVMIQNPRLITYKYFFNRKIAFVKEADALAVFPGGFGTLDEAMEVFTLVQTGKTAPKPLVLIDDESGYWDRWFTFIKEAMLGRGLISAEDFSIFTITRTEMEAIEVIETFYRTYHSLRFVGGRLIIRLNKELSNEDVEVLCCEFPEIRRPGTGITRCAALPEEADEPDLMKLPRLSLEFDHQHYGLLIAFIGRINTF; encoded by the coding sequence ATGCGCGACACCGGGGGCATCCACCATCCGGCGGTCGTCCGGGAAATGATCATCTCGGCACTCAAGGCAGGCCAGGAGACCGACTATCTCGCCGACCTGAAAATGCTCAACAACACCATGAAAGAGATGCGGTATACCAACAAGGTCTTTGCGCCGTACCGCCATAAGAAAAAGGTCACCATCTTCGGCTCGGCGAGGACGGAACCGGGCGAATTGATCTACCAGAAATGCATCCGCTTCAGCAACGAGCTGGCAAAAAAAGGCTACATGATCATCACCGGCGGCGGACCGGGGATCATGCAGGCGGGCAACGAAGGGGCAGGCAGCGAAAATTCCTTTGCCGTCAACATCCGGCTCCCATTCGAGCAGTCGCCCAACCCGGTCATGATCCAGAACCCCCGGCTCATCACCTACAAATATTTCTTCAACCGGAAGATCGCCTTTGTCAAGGAGGCGGATGCGCTGGCCGTTTTCCCCGGCGGATTCGGGACGCTGGACGAGGCGATGGAGGTCTTCACCCTCGTGCAGACCGGCAAAACCGCGCCAAAGCCCCTGGTGCTCATCGATGACGAAAGCGGCTACTGGGACCGCTGGTTCACCTTCATCAAAGAGGCGATGCTCGGCCGGGGCCTGATCTCCGCCGAGGATTTCTCCATCTTCACCATCACCCGGACGGAGATGGAGGCCATCGAGGTCATCGAAACCTTCTACCGCACCTACCACTCGCTCCGCTTTGTCGGCGGGCGGCTCATCATCAGGCTCAACAAAGAGCTTTCGAATGAGGATGTGGAAGTGCTCTGCTGCGAGTTCCCCGAAATCCGGCGGCCCGGGACGGGGATCACCCGTTGCGCCGCGCTCCCGGAGGAGGCTGACGAACCGGACCTGATGAAACTTCCCCGGCTTTCCCTTGAGTTCGACCACCAGCACTATGGGCTCCTCATTGCCTTCATCGGCCGGATAAACACCTTCTGA
- the ilvD gene encoding dihydroxy-acid dehydratase, which produces MRSDMIKQGLERTPHRALIKGTGVPQSEFSKPFIGVATSFTDLIPGHVGMRDLERFIEKGVHSGGGYAFFFGIPGVCDGIAMGHKGMHYSLPTRELIADMVESVAEAHRLDGLVLLTNCDKITPGMLMAAARLDIPCIVVTAGPMLSGRGEGNRRYSFVSDTFEAMARYKAGVIDAKELQVCEDNACPGMGSCQGLFTANTMAILTETLGMSLPRCGTALAVSALKRRIAFASGEKIVEMVNNDLTPRKILTRAAFENAIRVDLALGGSSNTVLHLLAIAREAGVDLPLETFDTLAKDTPQIASMNPAGEHFMEDLDVAGGVAGVLKQLGDKILDNPTVLGLSTRQIAASIEQVDETVIRPLTDPVKKEGGIAVLFGNIAPKGAVVKQSGVSAAMMKFEGTARCFDAEELAMAAIMEGRIKSGDVVVIRYEGPKGGPGMREMLAPTAAIMGMGLGDSVALITDGRFSGGTRGPCIGHISPEAAEGGPIALVRDGDRILLDIPNRTLTLMVDETVLATRKAEWKAPEPKIKGGWLARYAKVVTSAHTGAVTTAE; this is translated from the coding sequence ATGCGCAGCGACATGATTAAACAGGGACTTGAGCGGACGCCTCACCGGGCCTTGATCAAGGGGACCGGGGTGCCGCAGAGCGAATTCTCCAAGCCGTTCATCGGCGTGGCCACCAGTTTCACCGACCTGATCCCGGGCCATGTCGGGATGCGCGACTTGGAGCGGTTCATCGAGAAGGGGGTCCATTCCGGCGGCGGCTATGCCTTTTTCTTCGGCATCCCCGGCGTCTGTGACGGGATCGCCATGGGGCACAAGGGGATGCACTATTCCCTGCCGACCCGTGAGCTGATTGCCGACATGGTGGAGTCGGTGGCCGAGGCGCACCGGCTGGACGGCCTGGTACTGCTCACCAACTGCGACAAGATCACCCCCGGCATGCTGATGGCCGCAGCCAGGCTCGACATCCCCTGTATCGTGGTGACAGCCGGGCCGATGCTCTCCGGCCGCGGCGAAGGGAACCGGAGATATTCGTTCGTCAGCGACACCTTCGAGGCCATGGCCCGCTACAAGGCCGGCGTCATCGACGCCAAGGAGCTGCAGGTCTGCGAAGACAACGCCTGCCCTGGCATGGGTTCCTGCCAGGGGCTCTTTACCGCAAATACCATGGCGATCCTTACCGAAACCCTCGGCATGAGCCTGCCCCGTTGCGGTACCGCTCTTGCCGTTTCGGCGCTGAAGCGGCGCATCGCCTTTGCCTCCGGCGAAAAGATCGTCGAGATGGTCAACAACGACCTGACACCCCGCAAGATCCTGACCAGGGCGGCATTCGAAAATGCCATCCGGGTCGACCTGGCGCTGGGCGGGTCATCCAATACTGTTCTGCACCTTCTGGCCATTGCCCGCGAGGCCGGCGTCGACCTGCCGCTGGAGACCTTCGACACGCTGGCCAAGGATACACCGCAGATCGCTTCCATGAACCCTGCCGGCGAGCACTTCATGGAGGATCTCGATGTTGCCGGCGGCGTTGCCGGCGTGCTCAAGCAACTCGGCGACAAGATTCTCGACAACCCGACGGTGTTGGGGCTCTCCACCAGGCAGATCGCGGCAAGCATCGAGCAGGTGGACGAGACGGTCATCAGGCCGCTCACCGATCCGGTCAAGAAAGAAGGAGGGATAGCAGTCCTCTTCGGCAATATCGCGCCGAAGGGGGCTGTCGTCAAGCAGTCGGGCGTATCGGCGGCCATGATGAAGTTCGAGGGGACGGCCCGCTGCTTCGATGCAGAGGAACTGGCGATGGCGGCCATCATGGAAGGCCGGATCAAGTCCGGCGACGTGGTGGTGATCCGCTACGAGGGGCCCAAGGGGGGGCCGGGGATGCGGGAGATGCTCGCGCCGACTGCCGCCATCATGGGGATGGGGCTGGGCGACAGCGTTGCCCTGATCACCGATGGCCGCTTTTCCGGCGGCACCCGCGGTCCCTGCATCGGGCATATTTCGCCCGAGGCGGCAGAGGGTGGCCCGATCGCGCTGGTGCGGGACGGCGACCGGATCCTTTTGGACATCCCCAACCGCACACTGACACTCATGGTCGATGAAACGGTCCTTGCGACCCGGAAGGCCGAATGGAAGGCCCCTGAGCCGAAGATCAAGGGGGGCTGGCTGGCACGGTATGCGAAAGTTGTCACATCGGCGCATACCGGCGCGGTCACTACGGCGGAATAA
- the tsaB gene encoding tRNA (adenosine(37)-N6)-threonylcarbamoyltransferase complex dimerization subunit type 1 TsaB — protein MRLLTIDTATSVCSVAITDGERLVGEYLLAGGPALSSRLFDCIDSLLAGCRLCLGDMDGFGVSIGPGAFTGLRVGLGAVKGMALATGKPIAGFSSLAMLALNVPMADRLICPLFDARKDEVYAGFYRFGESLRSAAPDAVLSPADLPARITEPALFLGDGAVRYRDQIAASLGSLAVFAPAYAHTPRASHGATLALALLQRGVQISPASLLPTYIRASEAEMARQRRESV, from the coding sequence ATGAGACTCCTGACCATCGACACGGCCACGTCTGTGTGCAGCGTGGCCATTACCGACGGCGAGCGACTCGTGGGGGAGTACCTGCTGGCAGGGGGCCCGGCCCTTTCGTCGCGGCTCTTCGATTGTATCGACAGCCTCTTGGCCGGGTGCCGCCTCTGTCTGGGCGACATGGACGGTTTCGGGGTTTCCATCGGGCCGGGTGCCTTTACCGGGCTGCGGGTGGGGCTCGGGGCGGTGAAAGGGATGGCGCTTGCCACGGGTAAGCCGATTGCCGGGTTTTCCTCCCTTGCCATGCTGGCCCTGAATGTCCCCATGGCCGATCGGCTGATATGCCCGCTCTTCGATGCCCGCAAGGACGAGGTCTACGCCGGCTTCTACCGTTTCGGCGAGTCGCTTAGATCGGCCGCACCCGATGCGGTCCTTTCCCCCGCCGACCTGCCCGCGCGGATAACCGAGCCGGCCCTGTTCCTCGGCGACGGTGCGGTGCGCTATCGCGACCAGATCGCAGCGTCCCTGGGCAGCCTGGCCGTTTTCGCACCTGCCTATGCCCATACCCCCCGTGCGTCCCACGGCGCAACCCTGGCCCTGGCCCTGCTGCAACGCGGCGTACAGATCTCCCCCGCCTCTCTGCTGCCCACCTATATCCGGGCATCCGAGGCGGAAATGGCCAGGCAGCGACGGGAATCCGTATAA
- a CDS encoding 2-isopropylmalate synthase has translation MAKAKKKDEQQLIRIFDTTLRDGEQSPGNSMNIEEKLRVAKQLQKLNVDVIEAGFPIASEGDFEAVKRIAQTIKGPEIAGLCRSSDKDIDRAWEALKYAGDKGRIHTFIATSDIHMKYKLKMEPKKVLEAAVKAVKRASSYTPNVEFSCEDAVRTRLDFLVEVVEAVIDAGATTVNIPDTVGYTIPFEYFNIIKHLKDNVRNIDKAVISVHCHNDLGLSVANSIAAVQAGAGQVECTINGIGERAGNCSLEEFVMILKTRNDILPFVTNVQTDQLTPASRLLSTITGIGVQPNKAVVGANAFAHESGIHQHGVLMEKSTYEIMTPESVGLKANVLVLGKHSGRHAFKKRLVELGYDLSEEDMNRAFDKFKSLADLKKEVFDEDLDALIADEVMRPSEKYKLDHITVTCGSFAVATSTVQLEIDGIAVRTAELGDGPVDATLKAIKKLTKTKCKLLQYNVGSITGGTDAQGEVTVRVADGDRTVTGRGSSTDIIEASAKAYINALNRLSSQKDRFVEAL, from the coding sequence ATGGCAAAGGCAAAGAAAAAAGACGAGCAGCAGCTGATCAGGATCTTTGATACCACGCTGCGTGACGGTGAGCAGTCGCCCGGCAACAGTATGAACATTGAGGAGAAACTGCGGGTAGCCAAACAGCTTCAAAAACTGAATGTCGACGTCATCGAAGCGGGATTCCCCATCGCATCGGAGGGAGATTTCGAGGCGGTCAAGCGGATTGCCCAGACCATCAAGGGCCCCGAGATTGCCGGCCTCTGCCGCTCCAGCGACAAGGATATCGACCGGGCCTGGGAAGCGCTCAAGTATGCCGGGGACAAGGGGCGGATCCATACCTTCATCGCCACCTCCGATATCCACATGAAATACAAGCTGAAGATGGAGCCGAAGAAGGTTCTGGAGGCGGCGGTCAAGGCGGTGAAGCGCGCCAGCTCCTACACCCCCAACGTGGAGTTTTCCTGCGAGGATGCCGTCCGGACCCGTCTCGACTTCCTTGTCGAGGTGGTGGAAGCGGTCATCGATGCCGGGGCGACCACGGTCAACATCCCGGATACGGTCGGCTACACCATCCCCTTCGAGTACTTCAACATCATCAAGCACTTAAAGGATAACGTGCGCAACATCGACAAGGCGGTGATATCCGTCCACTGCCACAACGATCTCGGGCTGTCGGTCGCCAACTCGATCGCCGCGGTCCAGGCCGGTGCGGGCCAGGTGGAATGCACCATCAACGGTATTGGTGAGCGGGCCGGCAACTGCTCGCTGGAAGAGTTCGTCATGATCCTCAAGACGCGTAACGACATTCTCCCCTTTGTCACCAACGTGCAGACCGACCAGCTGACGCCGGCGAGCCGGCTGCTCTCCACCATTACCGGTATCGGCGTGCAGCCCAACAAGGCGGTGGTCGGCGCCAACGCCTTTGCCCACGAGTCGGGCATCCACCAGCATGGTGTGTTGATGGAGAAATCGACCTACGAGATCATGACCCCTGAATCGGTCGGTCTGAAGGCGAATGTCCTGGTGCTCGGCAAGCATTCCGGCCGCCATGCCTTCAAGAAGCGCCTGGTGGAACTGGGCTACGACCTTTCCGAAGAAGATATGAACCGCGCCTTCGATAAGTTCAAGTCGCTGGCCGATCTGAAGAAGGAGGTCTTCGACGAGGACCTGGATGCCCTGATCGCCGACGAAGTGATGCGACCCAGCGAAAAGTACAAACTCGACCATATCACTGTCACCTGCGGCTCGTTTGCCGTGGCTACCTCGACCGTGCAGTTGGAGATCGACGGCATTGCGGTCCGCACCGCCGAACTGGGGGACGGCCCGGTTGATGCCACGCTCAAGGCGATCAAGAAGCTGACCAAGACCAAGTGCAAGCTCCTGCAGTACAATGTCGGTTCTATCACCGGCGGTACCGATGCCCAGGGCGAGGTTACCGTGCGGGTGGCTGACGGCGACAGAACCGTCACCGGGCGTGGTTCCTCCACGGACATCATCGAGGCCTCGGCCAAGGCGTACATCAACGCCCTGAACCGCCTTTCCTCCCAGAAGGATCGTTTCGTCGAGGCGCTCTAG
- the ilvB gene encoding biosynthetic-type acetolactate synthase large subunit, which produces MKMNGARILLECLKREGVDTVFGYPGGTVINIYDEIFSFKEIRHILPRHEQGGVHAADGYARASGRVGVAIATSGPGATNTVTGIATAYMDSVPLVVITGQVPTPLIGNDAFQEVDIIGITRPCTKHNFLVRDVKELATILKKAFYIARSGRPGPVLVDIPKDVQIAQTEFKYPEHVDIRGYKPTIEGHPKQIERAMEMLLAAKKPVIYVGGGVISGNASEELTKLCTTLNVPVTTTLMGLGAYPEDSPNSLRMLGMHGTYYANMAMTYTDVLVAIGARFDDRVTGKLTTFAPHARIIHIDVDPTSIKKNVRVDLPIVGDVKDVLFKMIKEVEAHPEKVKAFKEAIKPWQEEIDGWKAKHPLTYKHAATVIKPQYVIEKLRELSEPDAIMATDVGQHQMWTAQFFTFTKPRTLLSSGGLGTMGYGLPAAMGAQAAFPKRQVIVVCGDGGFQMNMQEIATMVQNRLPVKICILNNNFLGMVRQWQELFFDKRYSQTCMELPIDFIKLAEAFGAKGFQATRPDEVESVIKQGFAEKGPVIMEFKVAREEKVLPMVPAGASLNEMVLNA; this is translated from the coding sequence ATGAAAATGAATGGAGCACGCATACTTCTGGAGTGCCTGAAGCGGGAAGGGGTCGATACGGTCTTCGGCTATCCCGGCGGCACGGTTATCAATATCTACGACGAGATCTTCAGCTTCAAGGAGATCCGCCATATCCTCCCTCGCCACGAGCAGGGGGGTGTTCATGCGGCAGACGGCTATGCCCGGGCGAGCGGCCGGGTCGGGGTTGCCATTGCCACCTCCGGTCCGGGAGCCACCAACACGGTGACCGGCATCGCCACTGCCTACATGGATTCGGTGCCGCTGGTGGTGATCACCGGCCAGGTGCCGACGCCGCTCATCGGCAACGACGCCTTCCAGGAGGTCGACATCATCGGCATCACGCGCCCCTGCACCAAGCACAACTTCCTGGTGCGCGACGTGAAGGAGCTGGCGACCATCCTCAAGAAGGCTTTCTACATCGCCCGCAGCGGCCGGCCGGGTCCGGTGCTGGTCGACATCCCCAAGGATGTGCAGATCGCCCAGACCGAATTCAAATATCCGGAACATGTGGATATCCGGGGGTACAAGCCGACCATCGAAGGGCATCCGAAGCAGATCGAACGGGCCATGGAGATGCTTTTGGCGGCAAAAAAGCCGGTGATCTACGTGGGGGGCGGGGTCATTTCCGGCAACGCCTCGGAGGAACTGACCAAGCTCTGCACGACCCTGAACGTACCGGTGACCACGACCCTCATGGGGCTGGGTGCCTATCCCGAGGACAGTCCCAATTCCCTGCGCATGCTGGGGATGCACGGCACATATTACGCCAACATGGCCATGACCTATACCGATGTGCTGGTGGCCATCGGGGCGCGGTTCGACGACCGGGTTACCGGCAAACTGACCACCTTTGCCCCCCATGCCAGGATCATCCACATCGACGTGGACCCGACCTCCATCAAGAAGAACGTGCGGGTCGATCTCCCCATTGTCGGTGACGTGAAGGACGTGCTCTTCAAGATGATCAAGGAGGTCGAAGCCCACCCGGAGAAGGTGAAGGCGTTCAAGGAGGCGATCAAGCCCTGGCAGGAGGAGATCGACGGCTGGAAGGCCAAGCACCCCCTGACCTACAAGCATGCCGCCACGGTGATCAAGCCCCAATACGTCATCGAGAAGCTGCGTGAGCTCTCCGAGCCCGACGCCATCATGGCGACCGACGTGGGACAGCATCAGATGTGGACCGCCCAGTTCTTCACCTTTACCAAACCGCGCACGCTCCTGTCGTCGGGGGGGCTGGGCACCATGGGTTACGGTCTTCCGGCAGCCATGGGCGCACAGGCGGCATTTCCCAAGCGCCAGGTGATCGTGGTCTGCGGTGATGGCGGTTTCCAGATGAACATGCAGGAGATCGCCACCATGGTGCAGAATCGCCTGCCGGTGAAAATCTGCATCCTCAACAACAATTTCCTCGGCATGGTGCGGCAGTGGCAGGAGCTCTTTTTCGACAAGCGCTACTCGCAGACCTGCATGGAGCTCCCCATCGACTTCATCAAGCTGGCAGAGGCGTTCGGCGCCAAGGGGTTCCAGGCGACCAGGCCGGACGAGGTCGAGAGCGTCATCAAGCAGGGGTTTGCCGAAAAGGGACCGGTGATCATGGAGTTCAAGGTCGCACGGGAGGAGAAGGTCCTCCCCATGGTGCCCGCAGGGGCATCCCTGAACGAGATGGTTCTCAACGCCTAG
- the ilvC gene encoding ketol-acid reductoisomerase, whose translation MQIYYEKDSNPAILKGKKIAIIGYGSQGHAHANNLKESGVDVIVGELPGSDNYKKAETAGFTVSDAGTATANADIIVILLPDELQGGIYREAIAPNLKQGAYLMFAHGFNIHYGQIVPRSDVNVFMVAPKGPGHLVRHEYQKGGGVPALIAIHHDPAGNTKEIAMAYACAIGAGRAGIIQTSFKEETETDLFGEQAVLCGGITALIQAGYETLVEAGYSPEMAYFECLHETKLIVDLIYEGGIANMRYSVSNTAEYGDLTRGPRVITEDTKDEMRQILTEIQNGEFAREWMLENQANKPVFNALRRQAADHPIEEVGARLRSMMAWIGNSKIVDKTKN comes from the coding sequence ATGCAGATCTATTACGAGAAGGACAGCAACCCCGCGATACTGAAGGGGAAGAAGATTGCCATCATCGGTTATGGCAGCCAGGGACATGCACACGCCAACAACCTCAAGGAGAGCGGCGTCGACGTCATTGTTGGTGAGCTTCCGGGAAGTGACAACTACAAGAAGGCGGAGACTGCCGGTTTTACGGTTTCCGATGCCGGTACTGCAACGGCTAATGCCGATATTATCGTTATCCTGCTCCCGGACGAGCTTCAGGGCGGCATCTATCGCGAGGCGATCGCTCCGAACCTCAAGCAGGGCGCCTACCTGATGTTTGCCCACGGCTTCAACATCCACTACGGCCAGATCGTGCCGCGTAGCGATGTCAACGTCTTCATGGTTGCCCCCAAGGGACCGGGCCACCTGGTGCGCCACGAGTACCAGAAGGGTGGCGGCGTGCCCGCCCTGATCGCGATCCATCATGATCCGGCCGGCAACACCAAGGAGATCGCCATGGCCTATGCATGCGCCATCGGTGCCGGCCGCGCCGGCATCATCCAGACCTCCTTCAAGGAAGAGACCGAGACCGACCTGTTCGGCGAGCAGGCCGTGCTCTGCGGCGGCATCACCGCCCTCATCCAGGCCGGCTACGAGACCCTGGTGGAAGCGGGGTACTCCCCCGAGATGGCGTATTTCGAGTGTCTCCACGAGACCAAGTTGATCGTCGACCTGATCTACGAAGGCGGCATCGCCAATATGCGCTACTCGGTCTCCAATACCGCGGAATATGGCGATCTGACCCGTGGACCGCGCGTCATCACCGAAGATACCAAGGACGAGATGCGCCAGATCCTCACCGAAATCCAGAACGGCGAATTCGCCCGTGAGTGGATGCTGGAGAACCAGGCCAACAAGCCGGTCTTCAATGCCCTGCGTCGTCAGGCAGCCGATCACCCCATCGAGGAGGTCGGTGCACGGCTTCGCTCCATGATGGCCTGGATCGGCAATTCGAAGATCGTGGACAAGACCAAGAACTGA
- the ilvN gene encoding acetolactate synthase small subunit, with product MKHTISVLVENEFGVLSRVAALFSGRGFNIDSLSVAPTNDETISRMTLVTRGDDQILEQITKQLNKLIDVIKVIDFTDGSAIDREMALIKVTAEDESRAEVLRIVDIFRAKIIDVTPRSYTIEATGSPVKIDAILELLRPLGLKELVRTGPVAIGRGAKGWKG from the coding sequence ATGAAGCATACGATTTCCGTGCTGGTCGAAAACGAGTTCGGGGTGCTGTCGCGGGTTGCGGCCCTTTTTTCCGGCCGCGGCTTCAACATTGATTCGCTCTCCGTGGCACCAACCAACGACGAGACGATCTCCCGGATGACCCTGGTCACCCGGGGGGATGACCAGATCCTGGAGCAGATCACCAAGCAGCTCAACAAGCTGATCGACGTCATCAAGGTCATCGATTTCACCGATGGCAGCGCCATCGACCGGGAGATGGCCCTGATCAAGGTAACTGCGGAAGACGAAAGCAGGGCCGAGGTGCTGCGGATCGTCGACATCTTCCGCGCCAAGATCATTGATGTCACACCCCGCTCCTACACCATCGAGGCAACCGGATCGCCGGTCAAGATCGACGCCATCCTCGAACTGCTCCGTCCGCTCGGCCTGAAGGAACTGGTCAGGACCGGGCCGGTGGCCATCGGCCGGGGCGCCAAGGGGTGGAAAGGGTAA